CCGCGGAATCTCATGTTGACCGCTCTATTGACGGCCCCGCTGCTTTTATCGAAACCAATATTGTTGGTACTTATCAATTATTAGAAGCAACTCGCCAATATTGGTTAACATTAGATGAGCAACAAAAATCAGCTTTCCGTTTTCATCACATATCTACCGATGAAGTTTATGGTGATTTAGAAGGTACAACAGATCTATTCACTGAAAACACCTCTTATGAGCCAAGTAGTCCATACTCTGCATCAAAAGCATCTAGTGACCATTTGGTTCGAACTTGGTTGCGCACATATGGCTTACCGACGATTATTACCAATTGTTCAAACAATTATGGACCTTATCATTTTCCTGAAAAGCTTATCCCATTAGTTATTCTTAATGCATTAGAAGGAAAACTTTTGCCTATTTATGGCAAAGGGGAGCAAATTCGTGACTGGTTATATGTGGAAGATCATGCTCGCGCATTATATAAAGTGGTAACAGAAGGGAACATTGGCGAAACTTATAATGTTGGCGGTCATAACGAAAAACGGAATATTGAAGTAGTTGAAACTATTTGTGATAT
This portion of the Shewanella violacea DSS12 genome encodes:
- the rfbB gene encoding dTDP-glucose 4,6-dehydratase; amino-acid sequence: MKILVTGGAGFIGSAVIRHIIKNTNDSVINLDKLTYAGNLESLLEVSNSERYVFEQVDICNRTELERVFSEHKPDALMHLAAESHVDRSIDGPAAFIETNIVGTYQLLEATRQYWLTLDEQQKSAFRFHHISTDEVYGDLEGTTDLFTENTSYEPSSPYSASKASSDHLVRTWLRTYGLPTIITNCSNNYGPYHFPEKLIPLVILNALEGKLLPIYGKGEQIRDWLYVEDHARALYKVVTEGNIGETYNVGGHNEKRNIEVVETICDILNELVPQQTDYKEQITFVKDRPGHDMRYAIDASKIEKELDWTPIETFETGLRKTVEWYLENKTWCQHVQDGSYNRERLGV